One Euphorbia lathyris chromosome 1, ddEupLath1.1, whole genome shotgun sequence DNA segment encodes these proteins:
- the LOC136211005 gene encoding uncharacterized protein isoform X1, producing the protein MAIALLSLPTTHQSFFSLRPFTNTTPSFHTSTPLFRCSSNSIQSSSAAVEDGPSTPSPESGSVDADDLPIRGCKACGREEIERGCNGEGRIQGGIATVPGFGWWPIKAYRPCPGFVSSGGRYRRKGQSMDEVVSGSSNKQGKVRSK; encoded by the exons ATGGCGATTGCTCTTCTCTCTCTTCCAACAACTCATCAATCCTTTTTCTCTCTTCGCCCTTTCACTAACACCACTCCATCTTTTCATACTTCCACTCCTCTTTTCAGATGCTCATCTAACTCCATCCAATCTTCTTCTGCTGCTGTAGAAGACGGCCCTTCCACGCCTTCGCCGGAATCTGGATCCGTAGATGCCGACGACCTTCCAATTCG GGGTTGCAAGGCCTGTGGAAGAGAAGAGATAGAAAGGGGATGCAATGGTGAAGGCAGAATTCAAGGAGGAATAGCAACAGTTCCAGGATTTGGTTGGTGGCCAATAAAAGCTTACAGACCTTGTCCTGGTTTTGTATCATCTGGTGGAAGATATAGAAGAAAAGGCCAAAGCATGGATGAAGTTGTATCTGGATCTAGCAATAAG CAAGGAAAGGTGAGATCCAAATAA
- the LOC136211005 gene encoding uncharacterized protein isoform X2, with translation MAIALLSLPTTHQSFFSLRPFTNTTPSFHTSTPLFRCSSNSIQSSSAAVEDGPSTPSPESGSVDADDLPIRGCKACGREEIERGCNGEGRIQGGIATVPGFGWWPIKAYRPCPGFVSSGGRYRRKGQSMDEVVSGSSNKG, from the exons ATGGCGATTGCTCTTCTCTCTCTTCCAACAACTCATCAATCCTTTTTCTCTCTTCGCCCTTTCACTAACACCACTCCATCTTTTCATACTTCCACTCCTCTTTTCAGATGCTCATCTAACTCCATCCAATCTTCTTCTGCTGCTGTAGAAGACGGCCCTTCCACGCCTTCGCCGGAATCTGGATCCGTAGATGCCGACGACCTTCCAATTCG GGGTTGCAAGGCCTGTGGAAGAGAAGAGATAGAAAGGGGATGCAATGGTGAAGGCAGAATTCAAGGAGGAATAGCAACAGTTCCAGGATTTGGTTGGTGGCCAATAAAAGCTTACAGACCTTGTCCTGGTTTTGTATCATCTGGTGGAAGATATAGAAGAAAAGGCCAAAGCATGGATGAAGTTGTATCTGGATCTAGCAATAAG GGATGA
- the LOC136211006 gene encoding F-box protein SKIP8-like: MEITTSTLTLAFFSQPFLLACSFTLFSLLLALLTVRSRFPKSHPSKNCNCSCSCNGTVKNSDSSSQAASARQPNGGEMVVAAATVMTDKPVERQTGASMMEQLVPEITTHALSYLDYPSLCRLSMTNSLMRRAANDDNAWKALYHKDFTLEQDTVTPVNGWKAYYAATRAIVNVNAEFFNIIKERSLQAMSRFWLNADYVKCIHASGELFSGYNAVMQSWQLAFNWEQGLDFQVRDIRARVLTDMAWVTMKTYVDVDGGPFTVTNVFEFHNGRWYMVHHHSSVMLIDPDADQQIAHP, encoded by the exons ATGGAGATTACTACCTCTACTCTCACACTCGCTTTCTTTTCTCAGCCTTTTCTTTTAGCCTGTTCTTTTactcttttttctcttttaCTCGCTCTCCTCACTGTCCGATCAAGATTCCCCAAATCTCACCCCTCTAAGAATTGTAATTGTAGCTGTTCGTGTAACGGTACTGTAAAGAATTCGGATTCTTCCTCTCAGGCGGCTAGTGCGAGACAACCTAACGGCGGCGAAATGGTGGTGGCTGCGGCAACGGTTATGACGGATAAACCTGTTGAGAGACAGACTGGGGCATCGATGATGGAACAATTGGTGCCGGAGATTACGACACACGCGCTGAGTTATTTGGATTATCCGAGTTTGTGTAGATTGTCGATGACTAATTCTTTGATGCGAAGGGCTGCTAATGATGATAATGCTTGGAAAGCTCTTTATCACAAG GATTTTACTTTGGAACAAGATACCGTGACACCTGTTAATGGATGGAAGGCTTACTATGCGGCTACAAGAGCCATTGTGAATGTCAACGCAGAATTCTTTAACATCATTAAAGAAAGGTCTCTTCAAGCAATGAGCCGTTTTTGGCTAAATGCAGATTATGTAAAGTGTATCCATGCATCAGGGGAACTTTTCTCAGG GTATAATGCTGTAATGCAGAGTTGGCAGCTTGCTTTTAATTGGGAGCAAGGGCTGGACTTTCAGGTTCGGGACATAAGGGCTAGGGTGCTGACTGACATGGCTTGGGTTACTATGAAAACCTATGTAGACGTGGATGGAGGGCCGTTTACTGTTACTAACGTGTTCGAGTTCCATAATGGTCGATGGTATATGGTGCATCATCACAGCTCGGTCATGCTGATCGATCCGGATGCAGACCAACAGATTGCACATCCGTAA